The Cuculus canorus isolate bCucCan1 chromosome 5, bCucCan1.pri, whole genome shotgun sequence DNA segment TGGTAATATCTGTTAAGCTTTTTGATTTCTTGTGTGAATTACAGCTCAGGTTTCATGGAATCAATCTTTATAAATCAGGATTCACTGTCCCTATCGTTAAATCTGTTTTCACATACCTTATAGCATGGAGGCATTTTTGTTAATGTGCAGAAATCAGAGCTTTTAAACTTACCACACCTTCATTTGTCCAGGCACAGATACCTCCCAAAGATGCATGTAGAGTGAATAAAATTGCACGTACTGTCTGACTTGAACTAGTTCCTGAATACTTTTACAGATGGAACATTCAGAAGGAACAGTAATGCAAATAGGGGCCCTTTCTCAAGGCATAAGCCATCTTACGGTATGTACTAATTTCCCTCTTGTTTTAAAGTCACAAATGTATTCTGCTAGAATGATCATTGCTGGTGGTAGTTAAGAATAAGCAGGTCACTATTCTTGTTTAATACTACTTCATAGCCTGGATGCACATTCACAgtccaaaaaaaatcctgcttttaaATTGCACTAGAAATTTAGTTTCATTTAGGACTACTTTAAGTTTTCGGGAACTCTGCTATCTCTTTGAATCAAGGACAGACATTCACCCCCTTAAACGAAACCAATTCTTCAAAGTTTTTGCAAGTAACAACCTTCACATGCCTCAGTTACAGCAAAGTCTATCAAAAAGGTACAGACTTGAAAGTTTACACAGAAACGAGCAAACAAAAAGATGAGTATTAATTCTTGACTCCCTAGCagctaattaaagaaaaaaaaaaattgactgaaAGCTATAATGAAGAATTATATCACATTGAGTCATTCATATGCCACACACACAATCTTAGTGAGAACTTCTTCCAGCAAATAATACTTTATTTAAAGCTGCATTCAAGAGATTCCTTGTAATTTTATGCGGCTCTAACCCCCTCTGTTGTGAGTCTAATCTCATTACAGTTGGATTTCTTTAACTGCAAGCCTCTAACTGAACACGTTTACTTGTTCACATCTtgttttttcagacactgttaAGTCAAGATGAAATGCTGAATGACAGCAGATTTTTAACACCTACCTTTGAAGACTGGAGATGATGTTTCAACGTGACCAATGTAATAATAATACCTCATGCCTGTCCAGAGGGATGGCCAGGAGAAGCGAGATGCTGTGGTGCAGGAAAACTTTACCTCTCTTCTGCCACTGCGACTTACCACTTAGCATTTCATATTGTCAATGTACCAACACATTACAGGTAACTCTCCTCCATGCCATTTTCAATACTTCATAATGTGAAATACTTTTGAGAGAAGTGGGACTCCTATCCAGAGTCTGGAAAACCAAGACTGGCAACATGTTGTATCCTTTTATTCTGTCACCTTTTACATGGTATGTTTGTGTACTGGTACATGAAAGaccttttgtaattttttatttttataatggtAATGCAGGAATCATTAATATTCTATAGCTCCATGCAGACTAATCGGAGCCACCTAGAAATTAAATGGATGATGGTGAGTGCAATGATAGTAGCCCACTAATTACTACTGCAGTCTTGCCAGAGACTGTTTCCCATAAAAGGATTTTAATCTCTCATACCTTTCACTAACACATGTCCTGCCCACTTTTTCCTCTAAGCGTAGTGCAGGATGGGAAGAATGGAACATAAAAGCAAGGGCTTTATAGGTAGTTTTATCAGGAGGATGACAATCAATACGGCACATTCACAAATCTTTACCTAACTCAGAGAGATACTGAACAACTGCAGCAGGAAGTGTAACTTTGAGACTACCAGAAAAACTCAAAAGCTGGTGCTTCATTtaacatggggttttttttaatcgtGATTTTTTGTACATGTAGTAAGATGTTCATAATCAAGGAACAGTCACAACACAATTACATTTACATTACTTAAGAATGGTGTTTGCTGCAATCTGTAGGGTAAGTGCAATAACATTTCCAGCATGATCcattgtttggttttaaacaaCAGTTCTTGAACTAGAACTACCGGATGGGCTCTTTCTGTACACTGACATTTTGTCTTAAGACTAGTACTGACACCATGTGCAAGCATCAGGATGCTCATAAGCCTTCTGAACAACCAGAACAGTTCAAATAAAGCTTTCTGAGCCCCACCCCTGAAACAGCATGGGGTCTCAGGAAGACAGCGATGGTGGTAAGcctattttctttccatagttACACCTAATTAAAAATAGCTGCAAACAGCCCCGAGGACTGGAGCCTACAGTAGAAACACTTTTGTAATATTTGCATGAGAATTGGTGATGTAAACAATAGTGGTGTTcactttcagttttctcttaaTTCCAGCTACAGATAGATTTTCATAGAATACTTTATTTACCAATAGGAGACAAACATTACTGGTCTGTGATGTGTAAAATGTGACTAAGGAGCATCAGGCAAGTACcataataaaacagatttttgtttctttaaaatacagacaaaatagATCTGTTACTATTCTACCAAGACAGGCAGAACTGCAATGCTGTAACAGAGGGAAATAGGCCTCTCACTATTTACTTTAGGAGCTGTTCATGGTGATATGTTCTCCTTTGCAGCAGCAATTACATGTAGCACCTGTTTACGTGTTTCTCATGTATTAATAAGGTATTAACAGGATCTATTAGTAAACAGGGAAAtgccagaaaataaatctgcctAATTGTACAGAAAAGACTTAGTCTATAAATGGATGCTTTGCGTTGCTCTTCCCTGCAGGGTGTTGGTTTACCTGTTAATGTAGCCAGAGGGCAGGTCACTCCCAGCCACAACCCTctcaaataaagaagaaatctcAGGTACTGGCCAGAGTCTGCAGTAAGGGCTCTTCAAGaagtatcacagaatggtttgggttggaaggccACCGCAGTCAAGGCTTCATCAGTGGTGCTTTTTAAAGGTGATCTACTCTAGTCCTCACTCTATGTCAGACTCTGTGCTGTATGGTCAGGTTTTGGAAGCTAAACACATGATTTTATTGTCCAAAACGGTATAACTGAGgcaaatttttttcagacaattAAATGACAATAGAAAATACAACGGAATGAGATTTCAGTCTACCCACCAGTCTAAAAATGTACCTTAATAAAAGGTACTGAATATTCCAGTCGAGTACATCTCTGATTTGGCAATGCGATCAATTAGTGACCAGATCATGTACTGCGGGCATTTGAAATGCTTTGTCAGGTTAATTAGCCAACGGACTTACTACAGCACTACAAATAGGATAAGCTGCTCCAACAGAAGCAGCCTTAATATCACTGGGGTATTCTAAGcagattttcagatttcttttgatGAGGTATTTTTAACAGTGTGGTGTTGCGCTAACTTGGCTGTGAATTCTCAAACTACAAAATTATTGattctttttaatgtatataGTAAGAAATCCTAATTAGCATAACATAAGcataaatgcttatttttttgaCTGTTAAGAATAAATGTTGAATGTTGCTCCATCTTTTACTGGCTGTGGAATGATTCTAACAAATATACCTGGTTGATCTCTCACAGGGGCCAGAATCACAATCCAAATCCCCCGTCTTTCTTTGCATAATTGCTACAAATGTAACTGATGAACTACCAAACTCCTGTGTCAATTTTCAGCTAGAATGTGTTTgctttaaaaggagaaatatagTTACAAAATGTATTCATTAGCACCTGAAGAAACAAGTCCTCTGCCTCAGAGATTTGTCACACCCTAGAACAAATGTAGTATAAACTAATTCCTGGACATGAACACACAGTATTTCAGGCACTGAAGACTAAGAGTTAAACGTTAGGAGATGAGGCATTAGCTAAGCTTAAAATTGACTCAGCATAGCTTACAACTGGACGTAGAAACCATATTTTCTCTTAGGCAAAAGACATTTATGAAGCTGCCAAAAGAGCAAGAACTACCCTTAGACATTGACATTCAAATCATTGCATAGTTGTTTGTATATGCAGCCCCAAGCTTCCATATACAGTTGGCAGTGATTGTTTAGCTAAGACTGTTAGAAAACAGCATGAAGTTATGTAATCCTCCTGAAGAAATTTCACACTAATCAGAACTTCTGTTACAGTAATAAGCAATTTGCATGTCACTCAAATGCTGTTCAGACACTTTTCAATAGCATACTGTGACTTCCTAGGTAGTAAAAAGACTGTTTGTactcttcttctccaggatgcGCTAAATGAATTACCTATAGAGCACAGTCAAATAGTCCAATTTTACAGCCCTCTCCAAATTCCATACCCATGTTAAAAAACAAGTGGTTTTTTATCTTTGTcctattaatatttatttattttcctcagaatTAACACTTCATACTAACTTAAGAACTTAGACTAAGTTACTTCCACACAATTCAAGATGATCTTTCAGCTTCTTAGtattaaaacacacaaagataATTATGAAGTTAAAATCCACATTAAGCAGTTtaaaaacagacacaaaaaaagaaatactacaCAGTTACATACCAGTTGTTCCCATAGGAAAATATGCAGTACTTATGAAAAGGTATCAGACAACATTGGCATTAATATGAAAAGGTACTGCTCTTGGAATAGCCGAGTTTGTCCAGGCTGGGCTGACATGCAAACTGAATCATAGGTGGTGGCCCACACATGAGAATGAGTGTCTCGCTGccagggggagggagggaggtttTAATCATATCTGCCGTGATGAAGCCAGAACTGTACTTCCAATCTGAAACcaaaaaattaaactattaacTTGAATCTGTGGACCAGCTGTAGCCTTTTTAACTGCCTGTGTTGTACTCAGTAAGCAGCTGAAGAATCAGCAAAGTTATGCCACCATCACTGCAAGCCAAGGGAGGGTTAGATCTCTCACAGAGTTCAAACCGAGTGGTCCCCTTCGGCAGGGACAACAAGCATGTGAGTAACAAGGATCTGGTTGATAAGATATGAAAGGCTATGAATAAATGatagatttaaaagaaattagacAGTAGGCAGAAGTAAACAGGAGGAGTAAATCGGCTTTTCCAGTGAAGAGAGGTCACCCAGGGCAGTTGTGCAGAGAGAGGTATTGAGACTTATGCCATCCAatatattaaagagaaaaacttggaaaaagagCTCAAGTGGCGAGCCTACAAAGTTTGATGATGACAAAAGTTCTGCTGTGTAGTTaagtgataaaagaaaaatttaaattttaaaagaggaaagataTGCTAAATGATTTCAAGCAGTAATATCAGTGAATGCATCTGCCATTTAAAGTGAGCCAAGTAGGAAAAAATCCCACCTTCACATAGCTCATTTATCAGGAGCAAGATATTGGGGTTATGAAAACGGCAAAAGGCATATGAAATGTTAAGAAGTATCAGGAAAGGAACACAACatcaaagtaaaaatacagtCTGCCTGCATCTTGACTAGTGCTGTTcagttctgctctgctgagctcaAAAAGAGACATAGCAAAGCTGGAAAAGGTTGAGAGGACAAGGATGAGCAAAGGCCTGTTATCGCTGTATGGAGACCAGCAAACCTCAGGATAGAAGAGATAAGGCTGATGGATATCTGTAAAATCAGTAACATGAAGACACTTGATAGGCAGCTTTTCACACTCTCTTCTAACACGAGAACTAAGAGGTAAATGCAAACCAGAGGAAGTCATTCTTCACGCAAAAGTGCTAATCCTATGGAACCACAAACAGACTGCCAAAAAGCTCACACAGGCTCCAAAGGAGACACAGTAAGTTCATACAAAAGTAGTCCGCTGAGGGTTACTATAATATATCTGTAAGGACACATTTCGCTCAGAACtgagaaaaattaaagactCTTCCAGAGTATCAAGGCCTACTGATGGCTATTCTCTGGCCACCTACTCACAGCTACTGCTGACAACAGGTACAGAACTTTGATCTAACTCAGTTTGGCTCTTACTCTGTTAAGTAAGAGTTCAGATTGCTTACAACATCAGCAAACATGAATACCCAAGTTTCAAAGGAGATGGGTAGAGTTCATCCTCTCCTTCCATTCCTGATTCAGAACTACACCAGCCTAACGGTTAATGCCTTAATCTAGACACATGGCAGCTCTGTTTCACCAGTATCTAAAGCTGGTGCAAAACAAAGATGTGCATGTATTAAGCAATTTGATGCCAACTGAATGCTCACATAACCTGATTTGGCAGAGAGCACAAAACAGGGCTATAACTTTTGCTTAAAAGTCCCCAAAACTGGCACATCATGAAATACATCAGAAGATCCACTTAGTAATATGTCCAATGCAACAGAAGTTATTATTCATTCACACTTTCTAAGGCGCACCTGGTTGAGATCACTTTTTGAAGCAGGTGGTGTGGTAAGGCTTGTTTCTGAGGGGATGGAGTTCTTTGTTTAAAAGTGTAAGACAAGACTTGATGCGATACTAATGGTCCCTTAAACAAGAGCAAAATTCTGACTGTTGTACAGCAATGAACAAAGGCATTTCCAACGTGTAGTGGTAGCCTACCTTGTGGAGGTCTGTCCAGTGTATACCAGAGCGTGAACTGATCAGGATACCTCTTAGCAATGTCTTCTAGCTCAGCTCTCAGTAATAtatctttttctgtctgcaaaatgAGACTGCTGTTTAGCTCCAAACCATCTCAAGATGCCCTTTTACATGAGCTATTCTGGCATTCAACAAGACAAATGCAGTGATAACTCATTCAAACCAAGAGAGCGATACATGATAGGCTGTCATCACTACAGGCTTCTGTACACTCAGCTTAAGAACAAATAACTATGAGACTTAATAGCCACCTAAGGGTTGTCTTAAAGATGACAATTTGAACAACTTTTTAATCCAGGCTAAAATCACAATTAGCTGGATTTATTTCCAACCCTGGCAAATACAGCTCTGTACCAGCATGGTGAAGGTTAACTGTGGAAACATTAATGAAGTAAAATCCCGTTCCCTTGAGTTAAGGAGTAAAATGAGCAGAGGGATAAGGATCTGTTCACACTACTTATTTCCTAATAGAAGTATTAATGAGAGTGAGCGAAGCTATGATGAGCCATGTTCTAAACAATGAAAGAGGATCATGGAAACTATGAAGGCACCAGGAGGTATTTATAAAGGGCCTTATGGTTCATTCGTTTTATTCAGTTTCTccttcttaaattattttaacaagaCAGAAGATTAAGAACTTACATAACAACCACTGTCTGCCCCTCCCTacagtgattatttttaaatgtgccaTGTCACATAATATTTTCTCATAAATGTTGGGTGAAAATGCAAATCCAAAGGGACTATCAGGGTATAAAATATGCAGACCAGTGCTTCCTCCAGAGCTCAATATCCCATCAGTTTAAAAAGCTCAGGGGCCAGCAGAAAAAGCAGGCCattaaagaagcaaaacagatgAGTCTGCATACTCACCTGATTGGCAAAAAGAAGGTAACATTTTGTGGAGTCCTTAGGATCACTTGTGATACGACGGATCAGTTGCAACATAGGAGTTATTCCtgataaaaaacaaagcagatagATAAAAAAGGGTATTTCTTTAAACTCACttaaagctgcagttttcaATACACTGCCTTCCTTCAGTCTTCAGCAGAAGTTTAGTTTGCACAGGGCTACATACCTTTGAATACCTAATCCATGCCAAGTACAGAGCCTAGGGGTTTCTATCatcacaaattatttcaaaacaaaaccaaaaccacaataCTTGTATCTGAGGCTTTTCTCTTCAGCATTCTCGATCATATACAGTATTTTTACTCTCAAGACATtctcctaaaatattttttgtcataGACACTGAAGCTTAGAGAGATGAAGTGACTCCTCTGAGGTCACACAGTAAATCAAGGTTAAAACTCTGAAGTTGCTAGTTCCTGGGATCGAGCTCAAGCCATCTGAAAGCCTCAGTATCACCAAAcactaataaaaagaaatacaggtgGAAGTGCTCCGCTACTAAAGCACAGTGTTTGAATCTCCCCACACACATCCATAAAGACATCTTTGTTTTCTAGACATTCCATGTCAGGAGAGCAGTTTTACCTGTTCCTCCAGCTATCATCCCAAGATGCTTTGCaaactttttctctgcttcagacTTCTTATGAGGCTTGATAAGAAAGGCACCTagaagaaatattcaaaacacaTAGAAACATTAATTCCTAAACAAACATGGATACAACTTCCATGGGAATAAATTACTATAGCTTATCAATTAATTGGGACAGACCTTCTGGAAATGTTAAATGGACTCAGCACAGCATTGAGAACCAAGTAGAGAGCAGAGACCTTCTTTGTCTCTGTAAACTCCCATCCGAGCTTTGAACAACTGATTTACTCCTATACAACGTAATTTATAATAAACTCAAGGATTCCCGCATCAGTGCCTAGAACACAACAAATGTGGATGACAGCGTCAGCTAAAGGTAACAACACCTCCTACTACAGAGATGCAGATTTCTTAGACCGTATTCATCATCCTCACTTGGACCACAGATCTAGCCATTTGCGTGTGTCACTTGCATTGTATTAAACCAGCAAAAATCCCTGCAAAGATGAGAATCAGGAATGTTGAGCCCTTGCATACTTTTATCATCAAGCACTTTATTACTGTAATTCATTCCCAGTTAATGAGATCCCCATGAGACTCGCAGTCAGCTTGGTAACTGTCTTCTAGTATCCTGTGTTAAGACCTTGCTGATTTCTGCTCCACACCTGGGTAGACCCTGGCTTCAGAACTGTCACAAAACCATAAACTGAATTAATCTCCAAGGACCAAGCAATGTGAAAAGCCTATGAAAAGTATCTCATACAAAAAGCACCTTATATGAAAAGCACTTGTCATAGCACTCTTTATAGCAGCCAAAGCataacagaaaggaaagtttGTAAAATGTGCATCACTAGTTTCCCGAGATAAAACAGATTCATCAGTGTATTACTCATCATAAAGGGTCATGATCCAGAGAAGCACTGAGCTCTTTACTTGTACTTCACAGGGATAAGTGCACAGTTCCTCTCAATCAAGATCAGTGCAAAATCTTTCACTTACATCTTGAAAGGGGATTACTCCTCTGAACTTCTTTCATCCCAGTCAACTCAGACCTGGTTTAATCACAATACAAAGCTGGCGCTCTGTCAGCAGGTTATTCAGTAACAATGCTGATACCCTCAGAGGACATTTTAGGCCACAGACTCCCTTGTTTAAGAAGCCCCTTTCTCCATATGTATAGCTGAGCTACTATTTCCAGTGCAACCTTCTCAGTAATATAATGcaatagtgatttttttcagatttaattaTATGGTCCTAGGACTGAGACAACAACCTCACCCAAAGAGAACAGAGTACTCTTTCCCATCACATCAACTCTGACGGGCTCTTGATCAAAACCAGGAAAGGTAGATTTTCTTTTCCGCTTCTTAAAAAATGATTCTCTATACAGAGTTGTAAAGTTTTACAAAACACCTCTGAAAATAACCAATAGAAGTCGCTCCTTTTTGATCTCCCACCTTCCAGGTCACAGTACCTGCCCCCTTATAGACAAGGAGTCCATTTGGCCCTCTGAAATCAATAGTATCTCCAATCTTCATTTCATCCAGGTACTGGGACATCTTCCCACCTTCTGGAAACTTGGGATTCACATTTTTGTGGTAGACCTGTAAAAATAACAATTCATATGATATCAACCACTAGTTTTCCTGCAGACAGTATAACAAACTGTAGAACACAACATTGCAGGTCTGAAATTTAACATCCAAGAAAGAAATCGTGACAATTCTTTGCTCTCAGTTATATGTTGTGCCTTATAACAAGAAGCAGCCAAATAAGTAAAATGGTCTCTCATGCAAATGATCCAATGCTCTTAGGCAGGCAGGCTAATAGGAATAGGTGGCAGGCAGATGATC contains these protein-coding regions:
- the LOC104061844 gene encoding NADH-cytochrome b5 reductase 2 translates to METFVVRGLGRGREAVGVWRAGCAPNCLLSSSQGAPVVVAVAAVAATAVLLLLLRRAGRRASGPVTLQDPLAKYALRLVEKEEISHDTKKFRFELPSPDHVLGLPVGQHVYLSAKIDGNLVIRAYTPVSSDEIKGYVDLIVKVYHKNVNPKFPEGGKMSQYLDEMKIGDTIDFRGPNGLLVYKGAGAFLIKPHKKSEAEKKFAKHLGMIAGGTGITPMLQLIRRITSDPKDSTKCYLLFANQTEKDILLRAELEDIAKRYPDQFTLWYTLDRPPQDWKYSSGFITADMIKTSLPPPGSETLILMCGPPPMIQFACQPSLDKLGYSKSSTFSY